From a single Gracilimonas sp. genomic region:
- a CDS encoding GNAT family N-acetyltransferase: MKKHYQIRTIRRDELDRLTKLCELHAEYEKAEYFSEGKANKLEEAIFGKNKKIECWVITKANYFIGYVTLIPQFSTWDAENYLYLDCLFIKEGHRGQGIGAKVMKKIHNFASSNGYSQVQWQTPSFNEGAIKFYNREGAIGKQKVRFTLNISEN; encoded by the coding sequence ATGAAAAAGCATTACCAGATTAGAACAATAAGAAGAGATGAGCTTGATCGCCTAACTAAGCTATGTGAATTACATGCAGAATATGAAAAGGCAGAGTATTTCAGTGAAGGAAAAGCTAATAAACTTGAAGAAGCTATTTTTGGGAAGAATAAGAAAATAGAATGCTGGGTCATTACTAAGGCAAACTATTTTATTGGCTATGTAACTTTAATACCCCAATTTTCTACTTGGGATGCCGAAAATTACCTATACCTTGACTGTTTATTTATTAAAGAAGGGCATAGAGGGCAAGGTATTGGTGCAAAAGTCATGAAAAAAATACATAATTTTGCTTCTTCAAATGGTTATAGTCAAGTTCAATGGCAAACCCCATCATTCAATGAAGGTGCAATTAAGTTTTACAATAGAGAGGGAGCGATTGGTAAACAAAAGGTTAGATTTACTTTGAATATTTCGGAAAATTAG